The window GCCAGTACTGTGTCCGCTGGCCAGTTGCACAGAGTCCAGGATAACGGCTGGCAAGGTCACATCCCGAGAGACAGCAATGGAAAACTGGCCATCTGGTGTGCAGTGAGCTGTCACTGGAAGAAGAGATATAATCAGTCTTGAGCTAAGCGAGAAAAGGGATGGAAAGGAAGCTCAAACATCACAgcaaagacaaggccagcaagTCCTGCAAGTTCTCCTGCCTGTAACCCCCAAAACAAGTGCTAAGCCCATCGAGACAAGTGCAACCAGCTCTAAAAGCAACACTGATTCTGGCCATAAACACAGATCTATTGCAATATACATGAAAGGGCTGGACACTTCAGCGGGACAGAATATTCTTGACAACCAAAATCATAGCCGTAAGACACCTGCAGGACCAGTACACATCAATCCTGCTCTGCCAGAGAAGTGAGAAATCCCCATTTACAGCTCCTCCAGGAGTAAGGGAGGCTAGTTAGTTGCTCACATTTACCTGTGTTACCAAAGTAACAAGGCTTCACCCTGTCCCTAGGATCGTAGCAGCAGCCTCGCACTTCACAGTCTCCCTGGCTGATAGGCAAGGAGGAACGTAGCAGCCGGTCTTGGCTGAGGACAGCAGAACAGACAGTACTGCTTGGAGCATCTAGGGCTGGAAGAAACAGCAAGAGTTTGCAGCTGAAGCACAAGAGCAGGGGAACAAAACCACAGAGGATACTCATGGAAGGTGTCCTGGTGACTCTGAATATAAGTCAAGGGAAGTTAGTCTCAGGTGAGGGTCAAACACATGGCCTGCAGCTGGCATGGAAGCCTGCTCAGAAGGGACATGCATCTCCCTGGAAGAGACTCCCCCTGAAGTCACGTACAGGAGACTGGACCACATGTGATCTGTCAAGATAAAGTGTTCTACATCAGCTCTGGTAGTTAGGAAAATCATTGTACCTAGTCTCTGATTCAATCCCTGAACTTGCAGGGACTAGTACAGTCAGAATATGGCTAGTAGACACAAGAAACATTCACCTACTGACCACGTGAAGGAGGCACAAGTCCCCAGCAAGTTGGTGGCTCCAGTGTCCAAATCCTTCTCCAGCGAGTCTTCTGCACAGCAGTAAGTCCCCTTTCCCAGGCCCCAGGCTGACTCGGAACAGCCATCCAAAAGGAAGGGCAATCATCACCACAAGGTACAAGCAGGTTTCCCAAGGAGCTGCCAGAGTCTTACCAGGAAGGTCCACAGGGCACCTGAGCAGCTTCTCTTCATGAAGAATCTTTTGTCCAGCAGCATCTGATTCTTCAATCCCAACCAGCATGAGGTAATTTCCATCCTGGGGCAGAGCCACACCAGTCAGGACAGCCAGAGCAGCAGTAGCCACAGTCCCAGTAGAACCTCTAAGATCACTCACCCATTCAAAGACATAACAGCCAGTATAGGAGACCGATACTTTTCTGGAGCCATCTGGAGTCCCAGATACCCAGAGCCCACAGTCAGAGTCATTCTGCAGAGCATGTGCCTTCCCCTCAGTATCTAGGGAAAGAGGAAACAGCAGCAGGGGCTTCAACATTCCACATTGAAGCTGAGGTCCACTACAATCCTAGTTTTCTATAGGAAACAAGGCCCTAGACAGTATTAGAGTCTGGGCCAGCAGGGGCATGTGAGGGAACCCAGCAGCCAAGACTGTCTAGATCCAGGCACGGCACTCCACCAAAACTCTTGACTTCTGGGTCATACAAACAGCCCCCTAGTTACGCAAGATGCACTGAAGCTGTTAGACAACACTTTACAAAAAAATCTGCCCTTTCCTCATTCCAGACACACCTCTGAACTGTGCAAAGATACAGCAACAGAAAAGCCTCTTGACACCACCCTCACTTACCCCAAGCAGTCAGCACAAAGGAAGAATTCCCTTCCCAGCCTGGAAGTAAGGTGAGCTGGAGGCTTTCTTGGCCACAAGCAAGCAGGGCAGGATCATAAAAAGCACTACCCTGAGCCCCCACAACCAAAACAAGAGGATTAAGAAAGCCCCAGAAGAGCACAGCTCCAAATACAGTCCTAGACTGCCCTGTGACACCCATCCTGCTCTCTTACTAAGGACCATGAAGCAGCTACCCTTAGCCTAGCCCTTTTAAATTGTGGAGCCAGCTGGGATCAGAAATTCCTGAAGCACCCAGGTGGACACAGACCAGCAATTTAACACCTTCCATTGCCCTCACCTGGCTCTGAACTCATCACAGTCTCCTTGCACCCTTTGAAGAAAACCACAGGGCAGGAGTTAAGCTTATGTCAAGAGATAGGTCTGTATTGATATCACTAATCTGAGAGGAGCTTATCTGGGCAATTTGCTGTAGAGCCCCAGGAGGGTCTTCAAACCCTTTTTTCTCACCCTGAGTATCTTCCACTGCTGGCCCATCCAGGAGATCAGCCTGCTTTTCCCCATGTACCCTACTGCTGCTCTAATTGCTCATTACATGGCATGAGTGCAAGAAGCTGAGTGACCGTGCTCTTTGGCTCTTTTAAAGGTGCCACTGCTTCAAATGTCAGACACAGAGTGCTGACATATAAGCACAGAAATAGGCCTCCACATGAAATCTGTGGAAACCTGTGGAGCTCAGGAGCATAACTAAAAGGAGATGATTTCCCTTAAACAGTCCTGACTGTGGACTACAGCCCTGTTTGCAGTGTGGTTGTGTGGGGATAGCTGTAGGACTGTTCCAGGCCTGGCTGCTAGGTGGCAGGACCATATGCTCTGTGGGACACCCACCCCCAAAAGCTGATAGGTGGGCCCCTAAGATGGGCCTGAAACACAGGTAAGGAGAACCTCTGTGATCCCAGAGAAAGCTCTGCCTGCCAGTACCTGCAATGTGTCTCGTGTAGAACCTTCTCCCTAGCCACACATCAGGCTACAGCACCTACACTGAGTAAAAGCCTTATTGTCCATCTTTCCATATAGATGTTTCTGCATTCATGCAATGGAGGTGTGAATGTCTTTACACTGCTGCAGAGGTGATCCACGCATAGTTTTTCCATGCCTTTTTGTGCCCTACTTTTTGCAGTGGGAGCACTGGCAGTCTGTGCCATCATGTTCTTTTTTGTAAGCTGCTTATTTCTTTGGGACTAGACCATCACACACATCCCAGCACAGTGTGTGGGTTAAATGAGTATGATTTCTAATCTTGACCTTTAATGATGCACTTCCATTGGTGGCCACCCACACTTCTGCTTTCAGCAGACCCTCCAGCTCCCAGACATCTGCACAGCACCATGCATCAGGCAGCATGCTCACCCCTCCAGCCAGCCCTCATCAACAAGCATGGGCAGTAGTTCAGTCCAAGGGAGGtgtttcctctgcttttccaCCTTAGCCCACAGCCCGTCTTTCCTCTACAGCTATACAGGATGCCATGATCCCAGCTGGCCAGCTGGGTGAAGAACGAAACTGTGCCTATCCTGCACACTGCTTATTTCATACACCAACCAGGAGGCCTGTTCCACAAAGTACAAGACCTTTTCAGCTGTTCTGCACAGCAGGGACTGAAGCAAATGGATCTTGACAGGCTGCCTGTGAGGCTGCTGTTTGAGCAGTGCTCATGAACCAAATGTGTTTGTCCCAGTGCCTGCCTGGGCACTGGGCAGCCACGGTGGATCAGCACCTGGGGAAAACATTTGGACTTTGGCAGGAAGGAAAGCTTTATATCCGTAGAAGCTGAGGGACAGCTTGCCCAAATCTAACAGCCACTGTGTGACTGCTGACTGCTTCATTTGACTGTATTACCTGCTGATAATTGGgtaaacaataaaaaataaacaaagtacTTTGGAGCTATAGAGAGATAGTTTTCATTACACTTTGACCCACCAATACTTTGTTTATGCTGACAAGAAAAATGTCTACACATACTTGAAGAATAATTCTGTGTGAAACAACAGTGGGAGTGCTGTAGATCCACCAAGCAATACCCATGCAGAGAACGGTTTCAGGTAAGCGCCCTTTTCTAATTTCTACACACACACTTGACAGCCATGTTGGATGATGTGGAGATGGGAAGCAAGTGAAATGAGCCTGAAATTCATGTAAATGAAATGCTTTGATTAGAAGAAGTTGTTATAGGCAGTAGAAAGCAGCCTGGCTGAGAGGAAACAGGCAGGTCTCTTCCTTGCAAATCTCTTCCTCATTTGGTAGTTCACATGCATTACAACGACACGGCTGTAAGCACCAACTTAGCTAGCACCCAAGACCACCACAAACAGGACATGCAGAGGATGAAAGCAGGTGAGGCAAATGTCTCTGTAGGCCACTAGCCTGAAGCTGGCCATGACCCCAGCAAGCTAAAATCTTCCTGGGATGTCCatcaggaaaatcctctcctccTAACAATTTTGAGCCTGGGAGACTGGGGCAGACATAGCTGCAGTGTAGGAGTTGCCTGGCTGTAGAAAGCTCTCTAGAGACCTGTAGGAAGAAAAGGAGGTATTAAACATCACCACCAAGAAGTGCTGGGAAGAGGAGTACAAAATGCCCTGCGCATTGTGGGATTGCCTCCTGCAAGATCACTGTATGTCTGGCCTGTACCATGCACCATCCATGGTACAAAATGGCAGCGCATGGAGGAGGGACTCAGTCAAAACATGCCTCCACAGAAGCTGAACAGCATTTGCAGAGAGCCAGGATATCCACACCAGGCATCCCCGGGATGAGGGCTGCTGGCTGCACAGTGGGCAGGAGTGGCATTTTGCAGTGCCACCCTCTGAACTGAGGTCCAAAATGAGAAGGTGCAGGCAGCAAGCCTGCAGGAGATTCTACACAATGataacagatttttcttcaaCCTTGtgctttattttagaaaaaaagaggcaaagcTAAAACACTGGTAGCCTTTTCTTTGAATATCCCTAATGCATGCCTCTGATGAACTTAGAAACAAAGATCCTGGGGAAGATGGGAGAGGAGGGGATTTCAGACTAGCCTTCCTGGACTTTCACATGGATGAAGAGGACAGAGCAGCCCTCCCTACGCTTAATGTCTGCAAACAGAAATGAGTATTCAGAAAACCCTTAGACACTACTGTGACATGAAAAGGCCCATAGTTTCGCACAGTGAAAAGTCTGAGTGACTAGTCTTATGGGTTTTCATCCCTTGTAAATCCCCAGTGTGTCTGCCAGGGTGGTGAGAATATTTGGAATATAGTTATTTTATCCTTATAAAAATGagaaatcttgaaaatattcCTAGTTCCAGGGCTTTTGTCTAACATATATCACAAACTGTGAGGCAGAGCTGAGAACTGAGCCCTTGTCCCCGGGAACAAGGGAACTTTACAGGGAAGATGGTAAGGTCATGAATGCTGGCAGCAGAGAGACCTCATGTTGCAGTGCAAACTCCCATGAACTCCACTTTCACCGGGTGGAAAGTCCCTAGAGTACATGAACTTCCATGAACTGCGCTGGCAACATCTAAGCTGATGCAGGAGTTTAGGCCAGCAGATTAGCAACTAGCCCAAATTTCTTGGCAATTCAGTTTTTCCACTGAAGTATCAAGTATAGGTCTTTAAGAAGTGTAATGAGATTGAAAAAGAATGACTAACAAATTGTTGTGCCTATGTGAGAAATTCAGGATGACTTAAGAACTCAATAGGGAAGCTACAGAAACTTTTGCAAGGGACAGAGACCTTCACTAGCACCTCTGAGTGAAAGGGAAACTCACATTAACACTGCTGCAGAGCAAAGCCAGCACACTCCAACCAAGCACCCAGTTCACCCAGGCCCCTCATTAATTCCCACCAACTCCCACATCCCCTATCCTAGCAACACCTTCTGCTCAGTTGGATGAGATCTGTCTGCCTGTGAAAGTGTCACAGCTCAGGTGAGACAGAGGGATATGGCCAGACTGAgaaagctgagcacaggcagtgcCACAGCCCTGAGGGTCCTTTCTACCTGCCATTGCCACTGCTGTTGGGACCTCACAGGTACACAGCCCCTGGAGTAATCTTGGGCAGGAAGCCTCCAGCTCTTTTTGAAGTCCTTGCAACACACCAGACATACGCTGCAGCCTCCCAGAGACCTCTGGCCCTTCCAGAGGAGCAGTTCCTCATATCAGAGTCAGACATCAACAAAACAGGAACCTGTGCATACCAGCTTCCAGGAGTAGGTTAGGCAGGCTTCTTTGGTCGTTGCAAGTGCAAGGACTAGTTGCCATTGCACTAACATACCCAACCTCTCACAAGTGCAGCTCTGTCTCAGATTGGGAAGCCGTTCCCCAGAGACGCTCTCAAGTTCTTGATTTCTCTCTTCTCTACCTGCTTCTCTcactctttctcttctctaggagACCTTGATGAAGTCAGAGTCCCAATGTCTAGTCCCTTTTTCTTATGTCTTTATCTTATCTTTCCCAGCAAGTCCTTTTTTGTCTGTTGTGATGTCTGGAGACCTTTCTGTCCTTGCTAGATAGATATTTTATACTTTCCTCTCTTATGAAACCAGATATCCCTAGGGAGACAGACTGAGGCAATTGATGTGCACTGAGGAGAACACGCCAGTATGTTCTTTGGCACATCACATGCAGTGCAAACTCCATTGATAATGTCAGGAAGATTTCAGGAACAGTCAGGGATGGCTCACCCCACTCAGAGATTGTACAATCAATACCAAAGAGTAGAAAATTCAAATGACACTGAGGTACTTGGAAGATGCTCTCATGACAGTGGATTTCTGGGAGCGTCTCAGTAGAAGAGTGCACCCCTAGTGTGATCTCTTTAACAATGAACTTTAGGTGAAACAAAACAAGTTTTATGAGCACATTATAAATATCTTAACCTCTGTTGGCCTCTGCTGTTATTTGAGATAAGGCGTGTCTTCAGTGACCACCAGGAGAACACCTAGTTCAAACACCAAGAGAAGTCCTGGTTTCATAACACGAGGCAGTCTAACAAATGATTGACTAGTAACATTGACAAAGTCAGCCACGTGATCCAAAACCTGCTGGTTTAACCTGAGTTAACATAGCTAACATAACCCTTCAGTATATAAACTCAGGCTCCAGCAGCCGGAGTCACTCCTTCCTGAGACGCAGAAGCCAATGGAGCTCCTGGGAGCAGCCACTGTTGTCCTCCTGGTTTGCATTGCTTGCCTGCTCTCCTTTGCAGCATGGAGAGTGAGGTCTGGAAAGGGGAAGATGCCTCCAGGACCAGCTCCCCTTCCTATCCTAGGTAACGTGCTGCAGGTGAAACCAAAGAACTTGGCCAAAACCCTCCAGAAGGTAAGaccactttcttcttctctcttacttTCTTCTGTGGGTGAGAAATGTGTGGGACCTGTGCAGGGGGGCAACCTGTGGCCATAGCTTGATAAGTGGCAATCCCAGAGGAGCAGAAAAGTCATGGGGATCTCAGATGTTCCCCTTCACTGCTGTTGCCATTGTTGTTCAGGACCTGATAGCTGAGAACCCTCTCCACACCCACATTTATAATGAGAGGACAAAATCTTGACATTGCTGGTCTGTGAGGCTGCACTGCCTGCAGTGGGATGCAGTAGCAAGGACACTTTTCaatttctcctccctctctgctccatgGCCAAGCTATCTCTTGCATTTTGACAGCTCAGTGAAGAGTATGGACCAGTGTTCACAGTGCACCTGGGCTCTGACCCAGTGGTGGTGCTGCACGGACACGATGTGGTGAAAGAAGCCTTGGTTGATCGTGCAGACGAGTTTGCTGCCAGAGGACACATGCCAATAGGAGACAGGGCTAACAACGGATTAGGTATGTGTGCTGACCGAGCTTCTGAGAAGGGAAGGGCTGAGGGTGTGTTCAGCAGATTAGACCTGGAGTGTACCATGCATGAGGGAAGACTGCGGGGAGTGGGTATGTTccacctggaaaagagaaggcagagtGGGCTGTAATTGCTGGCTTCCACCAGCCAAAGAGGGTAGCAGAGAAATGGAGCCAGATCGATCTCAGTGATGGGCAGTGAAAAGGCAAGCAACAACACCCACcagctgcagcaagggaaattatGTGCAGATATGAGTGATAAATTGTTCACAAGGAGATTaggtatcacagaatcgtctaagttggaaaagaccttgaagatcatctagtccaaccattaacctaacaatgatgTTGTAGAGAAGGCCAAAAGCAGACAGCTGGACTACAGGACCTCCAGAGATTGCCTCTAAACCACAGTACTCTATGACACTACCATGTCAGTGCTCTCCTAGGGACAGGATTCTCTGTCACTGTGAGCTTCTGTTCATCTCACATCCAGCATGCTCAAGCCAggtcttccttcttccttcttcctctgcagGGATTGTTTTTAGCAACAATGAGGGGTGGTTACAAGTCCGGCGGTTTGCTCTCACCACTCTGCGCAACTTTGGAATGGGGAAGAGGAGCATTGAAGAGAGAATCCAGGAGGAAACTGAGTACTTGCTGGAAGAGATCAACAAAACAAAAGGTATGGTCCGTTTCTAATATAGCTTATGTTTGCAAAAAAGGACTGTATTAAAGGAGCCCACATCTTCAGCACAGAATTGAAGTTCCCATGTGTTTCATCGATGCACCAGGTACCCCTCAAAGGAGTAAATAATTCCCTGATTATGTACTGTTCTTTTTGGAGGACCCTTCTGTGTCACTCAGAGACTGTGATCTGGTATCTCCACTAACAACCAGAGCTCAGGTTACCCATAGTGGTCATAAGTAGATAtagttttgggatttttttacgGTTTGTAACTTTTCTGAAATCACAGGGACTCCTTTTGACCCAACCTTCATGCTGAGCTGTGCTGTCTCCAATGTCATATGCTCCATTGTCTTTGGGAAACGGTATGACTATAAAGACAAGAAGTTCCTGGCCCTGATGAACAACATGAACAACATCTTTGAGATGATGAACTCCCACTGGGGACAGGTATATTCAGTAGCCATTTCACAGTGGCAACATCCTCCCAGGGGAGCAGGAGGCCTCCCTCCCAGTGAAGTCCCATTTCAGTCTTCTAACTAGGACCCCTTCAATGCTCTGCTGCACAGGAGGGAATTCATACAAGAGCAAGAAGCACCCTCACCAATGGAGTTGGCTTTGCCAGCTAACTGTAGCTTCCCCCCAGACCTGAACACCCTTTTTCTCCACGTCTAAGGTTTCTACTACTACTAAGTGAGCCCCTAGTGCCCTGTCAGACTGCCCAGCCTCATAGCCCTTCTGCTTGGCCCAGCTGAGAGGGTTGTGGCCTTCCTAGGCTTTTTGATAATATCAAAGGATAGGGCAATGATCATGCTAAGGaccttcctgtttctttccttccagctCTACCAGATGTTCTCAAATATCCTCGGTTACTTGCCTGGCCCACACAACAGAATATTTGCAGAATTTGATGCTCTAAAAGCCTTTGTGTCAGAGGAGGTGAAGATGCACCAAGACTCCCTAGATCCCAGCTCCCCTCAGGATTTCATTGACTGCTTCCTCAGCAAAATGCAAGAGGTAAGGACAGCAGACAGCCCCAGCTCATCCCCAAACACACCTACGCTGAGACCCTTCCCTCTCCTAAGTAAGACAGACAGTGGGATGACCCCTTCTTGGGCAGCTAGGCTGTGCAGTGGGAAGACACCAACAATACCCCAGACAGTGTCTGTGCTAGAGTTCACAGCTCTGGATCTGCACACTCACGAGCCACTACCTGCAGCTGCTTTGACAACAAGAACTTCATCTGCTCTCACTGAAACAGGGAGATTTGCAGTCTGGTCTTGCAGTTCTTTCACTGGAAAGCAGTTAGCACAGCAAGGGCAGACAGGCAACTACATACTATTTGGTGCACAGCTTGAAAGAAGGTTGCTCTGGGGTTGAGCTTACTGCACAAAGATAGCATTGCAATATCCCAGATGGCTGCTGCACCTTAACAGAGAAATGCAACAGCTCTAGGTGAAAAGAAAGGCCTGGGATGACACAAGAAAGGGCCACTTTCTTGTGAGAGA of the Strix aluco isolate bStrAlu1 chromosome 7, bStrAlu1.hap1, whole genome shotgun sequence genome contains:
- the LOC141925895 gene encoding cytochrome P450 2C19-like isoform X1, encoding MQRTVSVYKLRLQQPESLLPETQKPMELLGAATVVLLVCIACLLSFAAWRVRSGKGKMPPGPAPLPILGNVLQVKPKNLAKTLQKLSEEYGPVFTVHLGSDPVVVLHGHDVVKEALVDRADEFAARGHMPIGDRANNGLGIVFSNNEGWLQVRRFALTTLRNFGMGKRSIEERIQEETEYLLEEINKTKGTPFDPTFMLSCAVSNVICSIVFGKRYDYKDKKFLALMNNMNNIFEMMNSHWGQLYQMFSNILGYLPGPHNRIFAEFDALKAFVSEEVKMHQDSLDPSSPQDFIDCFLSKMQEEKENPNSSFYMKNLITSAFDLFIAGTETTSTTIRYGLLLLLKYPKIQEKVQEEIDRVVGRSRRPCVADRTQMPYTDAVVHEIQRFISLIPLSLPHTVTKDTRFREYIIPKGTTIYPILSSVLHDSKEFPNPNEFNPEHFLNKNGTFRKSEFFMPFSAGKRICPGEGLARMEIFLLIATILQNFTLKSIVDSQEVNITPTLSGTGNVPPAYQFCALPR
- the LOC141925895 gene encoding cytochrome P450 2C19-like isoform X2, whose amino-acid sequence is MQRTVSVYKLRLQQPESLLPETQKPMELLGAATVVLLVCIACLLSFAAWRVRSGKGKMPPGPAPLPILGNVLQVKPKNLAKTLQKLSEEYGPVFTVHLGSDPVVVLHGHDVVKEALVDRADEFAARGHMPIGDRANNGLGIVFSNNEGWLQVRRFALTTLRNFGMGKRSIEERIQEETEYLLEEINKTKGTPFDPTFMLSCAVSNVICSIVFGKRYDYKDKKFLALMNNMNNIFEMMNSHWGQLYQMFSNILGYLPGPHNRIFAEFDALKAFVSEEVKMHQDSLDPSSPQDFIDCFLSKMQEKENPNSSFYMKNLITSAFDLFIAGTETTSTTIRYGLLLLLKYPKIQEKVQEEIDRVVGRSRRPCVADRTQMPYTDAVVHEIQRFISLIPLSLPHTVTKDTRFREYIIPKGTTIYPILSSVLHDSKEFPNPNEFNPEHFLNKNGTFRKSEFFMPFSAGKRICPGEGLARMEIFLLIATILQNFTLKSIVDSQEVNITPTLSGTGNVPPAYQFCALPR